The DNA region agggtgaagtgtcttgcccagggtcacacagctaggaagtgtctgaggccagagttgaactcggGGAAAAAGAGTCAGTAGTCAGTTTGTAAAGGATggaggagtgagaggagaggaagcagaggtTAGCTGCCCTTGCATCCATCTTCTAtacacatcttttaaaaatcaaagtcgggtagtgagctccccatgtATCCACATTGGTCTCTCCAGATAattcctattcttcctctttgCTAGAATTTTCCCCCTTTTGAGTCTTCTGTATTCTATTCTTGGCAGTGTCCTACTTCTCTTGGGTTGACTTCCCCTagaacaagggtggggaacctgtggccttgaggccatgtatGGCCTTCTAAATCcctaagtgtggccttttgactgaatccaaattttacagaacataatttggattcaatcaaaaggccgcACTTAAGGATCTAAAAGGCTACACGTGGCCTCATGGCCGCAGGTTTCCCACTATTGCCCTAGAAGATTTTAATCCTTGGGAATTATGCCTAGAGGACTCCTTTTTGtggtaatttttttattaattcatttttttttttcagtttacaacactcagttccaccagtttttgagttccagatttttctctccctccctctcttccccaagatggcatggaatctgacataggttctacatatgccttcacattaaacttattttcctgataatcaggttgtaaagaagaatgataatgaatgaaatgaatggggtagtaattttctttttttttctttttagtttacaacatatggttctacataattttgagttccagattttctcccctccctccccaagacggcatggaatctcatataactatgacatataacttcacattaaattaatttatacactagtcaagttgtagagaagaattatgaccaatggaatgtatcatgagaaagaagaaacagaatgggGTAGTAATTTTCACAAGCCTTGGGAGGTTCTGTCATGTCTGGGGTGCCCATCCCAGGAAGAAAACAGACCTCTCTGTTTTCAGCTGGTTGACAGTTTGTTCCCTTGTGCTATCACTCACAAGGGTGTCACCagcctgtctgactcttcctcttcctctgaccTGTTCTGGATAATCTCTCATCTAATAACACTTGTCAGTCTATTTTATGCCTTGGAGGACAAGTGGCTGAGAGTATATAATTTCTCCCACTCCCCCTCTTGTTGAGATCATTTTTCTACCCTTCAGACTCTTCCTCGCTCTCCCCTTCCTTCCGTCCAGTCTCCTCtgtttggggtttggttttttgaAGCAGCACTTCATTGTCCCTGGAATGGAGATAACCTGGCTTCCTTGAAGGCTCAAGGACAAGAATCCTTTCCAAACCCGTTCAGCACTAGTTGTagtggttgtgtttgtcctttgttctcaaagaggaccatgacttaaGGGAATtgatgacttgcagttgactttgaatggagtgagggagggctgtgcaaggtcaccagcctcactttctcctccagagccatccggtGGCCCGACATTTACCAGGACCACAAGAGATTACCTTCCGAGGGCAGATTATCTCCAGTTCATCAGATCTATATCTTATTTGCACAtcctctcctccattagactagttgctctttgagggcaaggactgtcttttgtctttctttgtagccccagggcTTAGCAAGTATCCTGCACTGAGAAGAGCAACACTGCTTATTGACTTGTTGATTTGACTCGGTCTTTAACTATGTTGtagaaaatatcaaagaaaagtaACAGCTTCCTGTGTACTGCAGAAAGGGGTACTctactaggtggtgcagtggatagaacaccaggcctggggtttggaagacctgagttcaaatccagccttagacatttggtagctgtgtgaccctgggcaaatcacttaaccctgtttgcctcagtttcttcatttgtaaaaaaaaatgagctggagaaggaaatggcaaaccactactccagtatcttggccaagaaaaccccaaatggggttgacAGGACtggaacaattgaacaacaaccaaaGCAGGCTTCAGCACTTCCCTCGGTTCTCAACTCATTCTGAGCTTTGACCTCCGTGGAGAACAAACCACAGGCTATCAGAGCTAGCAGAAAACAGAGCGTGTCAGAGCGCGTAGGCACCTCAAAGTTCGTTTAGTCATGATCCCTAGGATCCACGGTATGCCCTGGGTTGAGGTTGGATTTAGTGAGCTCTGAGATGCCtactagctctgacattttcttctATACTAGACAGGCAGCATAACAGGGTGGAGACAGTTGTTCAACTTGAAGTCAAGATCCGGATTCAGAACCTGCCTCTAGGCATTTACTAGTCCAGCTcggacagctaggtgatacagtggatagacagcagggcctggaatcaggaagaaccaagttcatctgtcaaaatgagctagagaaggaaatggcaagccattctagtatctttaccaagaaaactccaaattgggtcaccCAGAGTCTGACCCCAGGGAAAATGACATCTCTGAGCCTTCCGCTCCTCAGGTGGAGAGTGACTTGAACCATTTAGTCAAGTTAAGAAGCCTTAATTGTGGGCTGGATGGGTGTGgtagatagaatggggaaaagatcTGCTTTGTGTCCCTACAAAGGGACATGAAGCAGTGAACCATACAAGTGAGGATAAGACTGTGCAAAGGTTGAATGTTCACAGGGCGAggcgggggaggggcaggagagggcGGAGGAGTGGAATCGCAGTGGGGGTTCTGGGTAACCCCAGAGCTATAACTAGCAGGGGAGGAATGGACCTTTGCTACAGGGGGCTGACATTTGATGGCAGGGATGGGGGATGGAGTGTATATGGGGGTGTTGCTTCCTTCCCAGAGGGTGTGTTTTTATTACCTCTTCCTATGGCAACCTTCCCTGAGCCTCCTCCAGAGGCATGGGGCACAACTACCTCAGAAGATTTTGGGGAACCAGCATTTCCTTTGAGAGTGAGTACTTGTGTTCGAAAATCCGGGCGCACAAGTACAAATGGAGGCTACCTAAGGAAACCAGAAATTCATGTGATAAAGAGCATATGGAGTACTGGCCACAACGTTACCTGAGCTGACAGGTAGCCCTCACTCCTGATCCCATAAAGCTAATGTAACTTTAGGCTGAGTTAAGAGAAATATAGCTTCCCGAATGAGGGAAAAAAGCTATCCTGCTGGTTTCTACCCTGGGCAGGAATACCTGAAAAATACTGTCTAATATAGGGGCTGTATTTCCAGAGGAACAACTGCAAAAGTGAGCAAGATCAGAGAAGAGTAGAGAGGGGGTGAGAAGGCTGAAGGCCAGCTTTGTGGTAGGAGACTCGGTGGAAGGAACCGAGAATGTTTATTCTGGGAGAAGAGAgggctggggggtgggtgggagatcataggatcataggactaCTGTTCTAgcaccttatttttattttttttgggggggaagggcaatcagggttaagtgacttgcccaaggtcatacagctagtaagtgtgtcaagtgtctgaggccaaatttgaactcaggtcctcctgactccagggctggtgctctactccctgcgctacctaactgcccctagcACCATTATTTTAAGGATGGAGGACCTGAGGGTCAGAGAATAGAGACTTGTCCATGGTAGGTCATAAAGTAAGTGACCAACCTGGTAATTCCATCTCAGATCagctgactccaagcccagatgttttcagatttctaaagagaACCGGAAGAACAGTTTAAAGAATAGCAgcaatattataaataattataattacttATAAAATTATAGagaaagataatcaactttgaaagacttaggaccTCTAATCGACACAATGACccaccatgattccaaaggacccaggCTGAAGCACGCAGCACCCTCCAAACACGGAGCTGACGTGGACTCTGCAGACTGaagcctgccttccttccttctttccttccttccctccctccctctcttccttccctctcttccttccttcttcctccctcccttccttccttcctcctcactctgctttcctttctctcttcctttcttcctctctttctctttcttcctttctccctttcctttctttctctctccctcctctcctttctctttctttcttatttttagaaatggttaatgtggggatttgttttacatgactacgtatttataatgggttttgtttttcttgccttctcaatgagtatgGAAGGCATGtgtggggcgggggagagagaatttggattggaaaataaaattaaaatggattaaaaaaaaaacaacaaaccataCATATCTAAAGGGCCATCAAAGGACAGAGGTAGCTGACTTGTGCTCTTTGACCCAAGAGAACAGAGCTAGAGGCAATGGTGGAAAGTTACAGGGAGGTGAATTTCAAtttctggatttattttttttaataaatttttattgctacCTTTTAACATTAATTTACCCCTAATTTCAAGTTAATAGAGCTTGAGATAACCCTTAAACCATAGAATATGAGAACTGGGAAGGACTTCAGGGCACAGAACACCAGGTTCAGGAGTGCCTTTAGAACCTCAGAGCTGGgaaggtccttagaacacaggatgtcagagctaggagggcccttagaacacaggatgtcagaactgggagagcccttagaacccaggatgtcacagctgggagggcctttagaacccAAAATGTCAGAGTTGAGATGCaggatgttgaatttgaaatgaacAGATCATTTAttctgcctcttcattttacagatgcagaaaccaaGGCctggagagaagtgacttgcccaaggccacatataAGTTCAGGGCACACATTCCTCCCCCAAGCCCAAGGTTTTCTCTTACTGGGCCTGCCCTCCTTCTCTCTTGTATCCCAGGAAACAATGCGACGGCCGAAGAAAAGATGCACGCAGGCATTGATCCTCCTGGCCTTAGCTGTTGGGGTCTTACTTCTCCTCTTCCATGACCATTCCTTGGAACTCTCCTATGGGACCCATTGGCAAGACTTGGGGACCTCTGAGCTCCTGTACCAAATGGTTCCAGAGCCCCAACAACAGCAAAGTGTCCTAGAGCTCCAACCCTCAGCCCCGTCTGAACGTCCTCTGGTACCCTGCTTTGCCAATGCCTCTGTAGCCAACATGGCTGGCTTCTCAGCCCAGCCCAGTCACATCCAGAACTTCCTCCTTTACAAACATTGCCGGGATTTCCCAATTCTTCAGAATGCCCCACCAAATAAGTGTACAGCGTCCCCTGGGGGCTTGGGCCATGTCTTCCTCTTCCTGGCCATCAAGTCATCGCCTAAGAACTATGAGAGGCGGGATCTCATTCGTCGGACATGGGGGCAGGAGCGAGAGGTCAAAGGATTAGCCATCCGCCGGCTCTTCTTGGTAGGCACTGAACCTAATGTCCTGGAAGCTCGAAAAGTGAACCGGCTCCTGGCCATGGAGGCCCAGGCCCATGGTGATATTCTCCAGTGGGATTTCCATGACACTTTCTTCAATCTGACCCTGAAGCAGGTAAGTGACAGACCCAGGGGTGGGAGATGACAGGTACCTCACTCCTTTCCAATCTCAGACTCTACCACCTGGACCATCCTGTGGCCcgaggtctctctctctccatctcctccccaaCATCCCCAATTAGTATCAGTTTTCTCTATTGTTAGCAGCAATCTCTTCCTCTTGACAGTGTGGTGAAGGAGGGGGAGAACCCTGGGCTTCAGTCCTGAATCTGCTTGTCTccaatttgctgtgtgaccttgggcaagtcacggtCCCTCTGGTCATTGATATCCCCTCTCAAATGAGAGTAGTGAACCAGAGCAGTGTTTCGTTTCTCACATTAGCTGGTCACTGAGCCCTAGTGACTAGGGGCTGGGTGAGTCTTGATGCTAGAGAGACCTTTCTAAAATGTCAAACAGcaaattcacagaatcataaggTCATAGGGTGTCAAAGCCAACAGGGACCCTTGAGCCCAGGTGTTAGAGCTTGAAGGATCTTAGGATGTAAGATACCAGAGTTGCAGGTGCAGGACAtcagttgggagggacctcaggacAATCAAATTTCatttcaagtaccaccttcttcaagaggtctcctccctcccctgccctatcactttgtatttatttttcatttatcctATATTTACTTAGCTGTGAACATCCttatcttcctccccctccccattggaatgtaaggtCCTTTAGGGTAGGGACTCTTACCTCTGTCTTTTGTCCCCAATGCCAAGCACAGCACCTGGCAAGTAACAGGGGCTTGATCTATtatcctcccatctctgacattctacgtTCAATTAGAGACCATTTAGTAATAGTAACTCATAATTCTACAACACTTTAAACCTCAGGTGAggatttttattcccattttatagactagaaaactgaggccctgagaaattaagtgacttaccctagcTAGTCAGCATGTGTGAAAGGATCTGAGCCCAGGTTTTCTACCTCCAGATCCAATGTCTATTATACCAtgctatagatgagaaaatgactCAAAAATACTTATTACAGTTTTCTGTATCAAGCTCAGTTTAATTTCTGTATTTCTCCAGCATGAGTCCCCAACTTTATTAGAGGGATCAAGCTCCTAGACTCTCATTCTCTAGGTTAGCGTGGATGGTTCCATCAGGCTATTTCAAGCACCAAGATGTTCTAAtaccaaataagtttgggaaataCTAGACTAGATGATCTGAAAGGTCCCTCTGAGCTTCGAAATACTCAGATTCCTAGATAGGATTCTGTTAGTcctctccagacctcagtttccctcctggtaaaatggagagaaaatccTTCCCCTGCCTCACTCAGAAGGCTGATATTAGGAACCAACAAGGTTAGGGATAGACCATGGAGAGCCTCTAAGACTATAACTAAGTGAGTGCTGTGCCCACAGAAATGCTCAGCATTCTACCTCTTACTCTCCTTCCTATGGCAGGTGCTGTTTCTGGAGTGGCAGGCTGCCCAGTGCCCCGATGCTCCCTTCGTCttcaatggtgatgatgatatctTCTCCCACACAGACAACATGGTGACGTATCTACAGGGTAACAAAGCAGACAAGCACCTGTTTGTAGGCCACGTCATCAGTAATGTGGGACCCATCCGCTTGCCATGGAGCAAGTACTTTGTGTCAGAGTTggtgacaaaggaagaaaagtaccCCCCCTATTGTGGAGGTGGGGGGATCCTGATGTCTCGATTCACGATTCGAGCCATCCGGCGTGCTTCCCACATGATACCCCTCTTCCCGATTGACGATGTTTATCTGGGCATGTGCCTGAAGCGTGAAGGGCTGGCACCAGCCAGGCATATGGGGATTAAGGTGGTTGGTGTCCGTTCACCGTCACCCCGCATAGGGTCCTTTGACCCCTGCTTCTACCAGGACCTGCTTCTGGTCCATCGTTTCTTGCCCTACGAGATGCTACTAATGTGGGATGCCCTCAAGAATCCAGGTCTGGAATGTAGCAAGTCAGTATTATACACCCCAAGGAACTGAGGGCTGGTCCGGAGGACCCGGGGGTCACACTGGGTGAGAGCCCCCTGAAGAGACTGACGCAGCACGTGATACTCAGAACAAAAGCCAGGACAGATAACTTCAAAGTCAACTTTGCGACCTTAGCCTGATCGGAACCTCCGCTTTTTCCTTTGTAAACCCGGGAAGAGCACCGaatgctacctacctcacagggctgttgtggggaaCACGTTTTGTAAGCTATAGAAAGGTGGGTTTTCactggggggagagagggaacagTGAGTCTCTGTGGTTGGTACCCTTAACTAgaatgaccctgggtgagtcctTTCCCTATACCCTACCTCGTTTTCTCAACCAGCCAACTGGGCAGAAGAGTCTCTGCTCTGCCTTGTGACGATGAGCTGAGATGAGAGCTGGGAGCAGGGTGCGGGGTCACAGTTTGAGGGAGAGCAGTAGAGGCTAAGATTGTCTGCTGGAAGGAGGGAAGTGGGTTTTCTCCATGCTCTGCCCCctaacaggaaggaaggaaggaaggagggaaacaagcatttatctccTGCGTGCCGGGCATTGTACCAAGCCAGTTACAGAAATTATCTcgcttgatcttcacaacaatgctgggaagtaaatgctgttattatcaccccattttatagttgaggaaaatgagtcagagttaagtgacttgcctaggatcacacagctggtaagtatctgaggtcatgtttgaactcgggtcttcctgactccaggtccaacgctctagccactgtaccctCCGGCTCCCCAACAAAGCTGCGTGTAGCTTCTCCCTGACTCTCTCTAGCAGGCGAGATCAGGAGTGGTCTCCATGGTCAGTCCCCTGCCTTACCTCTGAAAGCTAAGGGGCTGGGGAAACCGTGGGAACTAATAGAGCAAGCTCTGCAGGGcctatgttgtcttccctcataatttggggtgggggatgttTTTCCTGTGGGATCTGCTCAGGGGTCCAGAGTGGAGATGGATACAAGGCATCCCTCAGGAATTTTGACTCCGTCCTTGGAATGtgctcttcccaccccctccctaaTCCCCAACCCCCCCCCGTTCCCCCCTCCTCCGTCCCCCCCTCGACCTCTTTCaggtcaattaatatttattaatcacttactaaaTGCTAAACATGGTgctgtgttggggatacaaagaaagaaaaaacccatccctgccctcaagtagctcacagtctaatagggaataTGACAGAAATCCCTGGGTGCACACAAGAGATACAGACTGGCTGGAAGGGAACATGAGAAGGGGAAGCACTAGCAGCTGAGTTGGGTGGGCAGGGGACACTGAGAAAGGCCACTTGTCTAAGGTAGGTTTTGAGCAaagtcttaaaagaagccaggtgaactaagaggcagaagtgaggagggatggcattccaggcatggggcacagccagggcaaatgcatggagacaggagatagagGATCATTTTCAAGAAAGACCATAGAGTAAGTGGAGAGGGGTAAAGTGTAAGAAATTTGGAAAGTTTCTTGGAAAGGGCCAGATTGGGAGGAGATCCTCTGACTTGGGCCTTGGGGTATTTAAGTCAAGATGGATTAGCTGCTGGCCCTAAATGTGGGGTACACTGTAACAGCAAatttggaatgagaagacctGACGGTGAGGCTTGTTTTTATCAGCGACTGCTTGATCTGACCTTGGACCCGTCAGACGATGACCAGCCTAAGGTCAGGATTAGAATTTTAGGGCAAACAGGGACTTTAAGGTTTTCTGTTCCAGCTCCTTCGTTTTATGTCCGATGAAGCCATTGACCCAGGGACTCAGGATCATGGGTCTAAAGGTGGGAAAGACCTCAGAAGCTGCCCAGTCCAGCCCCTTCCTGAGAAAACTCGGGTCACGGGAGGTCAAATGAAGGAAAGACCAAGCATTTCTTGAGTGTCTCTCATACGTCAGGCTCCTTTAAAAcattatctcatgttatccttcacaacgaccctgggaggtgggtgctatggttgtccccattttacagatgggagacCGAgatcgagtgacttgcccagggtcacacagctagtaagggtctgaggtcaaatttgaactcagatcttcctgactccagacctggtgctccaGGTAGCAAATAAACAGGCTGAACTCACACAAGGTAGTAAATTAGCAGGGCCTAGAGCAAACCCAAGACATGTCACTCACAGCCCAGTATTCCTTCCACTCTGCCATGATGAGgcagtctctcccttctcaaagcTTGTTTTCCTATCGGCAAAACGGGTGAGTTTGGACTAGACGTGGTATTGAGGCTTTTCTAGGCCTTTAACCCTTTGATCCTCCGGGTTTCCCTGCGGGTCCATCGTGTTCCCTGGCTCTTCCTTGGGGCATCATGCAGAGCCCTAGCCTGCcccaaagaagggaggaggagcccCTTTCTAACCAAGAGTTCTCATTCCCGAGGAAGCACACAGTCTCTGATGGTAAGCTACTCACCTGAGGTCAAGGGAAGCCAAGGTCACGGGACCTGTAGCCACACAGTGTGGCCTAATGTGTAGGAGGCAGCACAGGACCGTGGTAAAGCCATACCCTCCGGAATTGggggacctgggttaaaatcctgctgCTGAGGCTTATTATTGCTTGAGGTTGCACAAATGGCTTAACTTCCCCGGGGTTTGAAATTcccctcatttgtgaaatgagggagatCTGAGTAGATGGTCCtgggtcccctccagctctgaatcaGTGATCTCTCCACGGTAAAGCCAGAGCACCGACTTCCTCATTGTCCTGGCAGGAAGCATCCGAGGTTGGAGCTAGAGAGTACCGGGAAGTTTCAAGAATTTCCTGGAGGGATTTGGCGGTTCCAACTGTCAGAGGCGGGGGCGACCTCAGATGCCCATCTATTCAGGCATTTACAAGCTCCTGCCTTTCACCAGGCACCGTGCAAGCATGGGGGATATAAAGAGTCTAAAGATAGCACCTGCTCTTGTCAAGGAGTTTACGATCTAttacaacctcctcattttagaggcgATAAATCGGGGCCAGATTGAGGAAGCAGTGGccctaggtggcccagtggatacagcacctgccctcaggaggacctgagttcaaatctgatctcagatacttaactagccgcaggaccctgggcaagtcacttaacccgtttgcctcagtttcctcatctgtaagatgagctggagaaggaaatggcaaactgctccagtgtctttgccaagaaaaccccacatgggatcacagagagtcagacatgactgaacaataaaccCCAGGACTTAAATTCGAGCCCAGGGCACTTTCCACTGAATCCCTCTAGCTTCTTGGGACTTGGATGCTGGGAGGGTGTGGAACAATGTCAGGGCCTGGTTTACTCCATGCCTTCCCCAATAAAAAAATTGTTGAAAGCCCTGCGCCTGTGTCTCTGAGTGTGCCCCCCGGCCCCATTTCCAAAGAGCCTCCGAGGCTATCGAAGATATACCAGGTTGGCTTAGTAGCTGGACTCCCAGCTTTCCTGCCCCTCCGGGTTTCTGGGTTTCTCTTCCCACCTTTCTGCGCCTGGTCTCTGCCCCTTCCTCACTCTAGGTGGAACTGGGAGTTGATactggagagggagggagtgtggCAATGTGGAGAAGGCAGGCAGACAAGAAggaaaccaacatttattaagcacctactgtgtgccaggcactagcactaagagcttcacaaatatcccatctgatcctcacaacaaccctgggcggtaggtgctgttattatccccaatttacagatgaggaaactgaggcagccactAAAacgtgacttggccagggtcacacagctaataactcgggtcttcctgatggGCCCTATAGCTCTCTCTATTGTGCCACCCAAGAGCTGGTAGGCGATGGATTTCTGGGCCACGGAGTCCTTCGTCATGTACATGAAGTCCACAAAGGCAGCTGAATATAGGGGAAAACCCAATTTGGAGTCAGCAGACTGGCGCTTTAGAGACTAGCTCCTGATTTTGAGTTCCCCCTTCTTTCCCGAGACACACCTACCCCAGCTGTAAAACAAGCACcttggaccagatggtcttttATGATCCCGATGTTACTGCTTATCTGCAAGTTGCAGGGATTGACTTTTCCCGCAATCTCCACCTGGGGTGATGAGAAGAAAACCATTTTAAAGATTCTTCTTCTCCTTGGACTCTGGAGGCTAACAGCCGCCCACTGCCTCCCACTGGGAGCGACTCCAGCCAAGGTATCCAGCCCTTGACCCAACACACCACACACAAGCATTACCCTTTGCCAGTTTCTTAGGGTTATTTTTCCCCTGGGGACAAATACAGAGGACAAAGTGAGGACATTTGAAGTTACAGCATTGGAGCTCAGGGTCAGCAGAGGTAATGGCCTTGCCtggttttctttccctcccccagaaACTACAGGCTCTTTCTAGTTGGGCCTCTGATTGCTCCAGAGAGACCCAGGGACCACTGGAGGTCACAGGCTTGAACCCAAACCCTGGGGGGCTGAGGCACCACACAGCCCGGCCTAGACCCCAGGCTCTCTGTTCCCTTGGTCTTCTTGGGAGTACTTGGAGAAGTCAGtggacctctctgggcctcagtttctctttccaGGGAAACTAATAGGGGCAGAAAGTCAGCAGATCTCGTTTGGTGCAGCCGTTGTTACAACAGTGTTTGGCTGGGCTGGGGGCTCTTCGCTGGCGTTGGGCCCTGTGGATGCTGGAGTGGGGCTCCAGTCCCCCCGCATCTGCAAGCAGGCTGGGCTTCAGCATCAGTCCCCCATCTGAGTCCTCGTCCATGTTGGCATCTGGTGCCATTCCCTGGAAAGGTCTGTCCTGCAGCCACTGAAGTATTTCTCCtgagggaggggtgggaagagggcACCAGACAAGACCACACCCCGGAAGGTCAACAA from Trichosurus vulpecula isolate mTriVul1 chromosome 1, mTriVul1.pri, whole genome shotgun sequence includes:
- the B3GNT3 gene encoding N-acetyllactosaminide beta-1,3-N-acetylglucosaminyltransferase 3; its protein translation is MRRPKKRCTQALILLALAVGVLLLLFHDHSLELSYGTHWQDLGTSELLYQMVPEPQQQQSVLELQPSAPSERPLVPCFANASVANMAGFSAQPSHIQNFLLYKHCRDFPILQNAPPNKCTASPGGLGHVFLFLAIKSSPKNYERRDLIRRTWGQEREVKGLAIRRLFLVGTEPNVLEARKVNRLLAMEAQAHGDILQWDFHDTFFNLTLKQVLFLEWQAAQCPDAPFVFNGDDDIFSHTDNMVTYLQGNKADKHLFVGHVISNVGPIRLPWSKYFVSELVTKEEKYPPYCGGGGILMSRFTIRAIRRASHMIPLFPIDDVYLGMCLKREGLAPARHMGIKVVGVRSPSPRIGSFDPCFYQDLLLVHRFLPYEMLLMWDALKNPGLECSKSVLYTPRN
- the INSL3 gene encoding insulin-like 3, with protein sequence MSHLLPLLLLLLLPTQGCSREEPQKLCAHNFIRALVRVCGGPRWALPEGKQATGGDREILQWLQDRPFQGMAPDANMDEDSDGGLMLKPSLLADAGGLEPHSSIHRAQRQRRAPSPAKHCCNNGCTKRDLLTFCPY